The genomic interval gtgcaatcataactcagtgtaacctcaaactcctgtgctcaagcaatgcCCCTCCTCACACTccacaagtagctggaactaccggtgtgcactaccataccagactgattttcttattttcttttcttttttttttttctgtaaaaacaaggttttgccatgttgcctcggctgatcttgaaatcctggcctcaagtaatcgtcccatctcagcctctcaaagtatgggattataggcatgagctaccatggcCAGCCTCCTCTGTTAATGGATCTTGAAATAGGCATTGAAACTTCCTTAATTTAAACACGGTGTGTTGTCTTGCAAGAACTATTTTGAAATTCACTTGGCACCATTCTTATGTAGGAGGGTTTTTTGGTACATTTCTCCCATTGGTTTTTCAAGGTTTATGCCTTTTTCCTGCTTGAATATCAGCACCTTTTCATCTCAGCTGAACTGTTTCCCAGGATAGTCTCTGAGCCAGCAACGATTCTCATCTCACTACTAAAATTTCTCATAAATTGGCATATTCTGCCAACAATAACCCCGACGCCTGGTCTAAACTGAGTTGAGATAGTTATTCCACTAGCagctttcttgatttttatgtatCCCCTGTATAGTTTTTTATGTCTATTAGCTGTAATTTGTTCATATCATGGATATCATTCTTAGACCTATTTCAGTGTTGTGTGCCTCTGAAGAAAAAGCTACTGTTTTCGGCTGATAAGAACTTAGctagtttggccgggcgcggtggctcaagcctgtaatcccagcactttgggaggccgagacgggtggatcacgaggtcaggagatcgagaccatcctggctaacatggtgaaaccccgtctctactaaaaatacaaaaaactagccgggcgagctggcgggcgcctgtagtcccagctacttcggaggctgaggcaggagaatggcgtaaacccaggaggcggagcttgcagtgagctgaggtccggccactgcactccagcctgggtgacagagcgagactccgtctcaaaaaaaaaaaaaaaaaaaaaaaaagaaaaagaacttagCTAGTTTGcattaaaacaatatataagaTGGAAGATACAGCAAGTAACCTCACAATTCATACGTGCCTTCTATTTAGTAAGAAAATGAATCTTTTGAGCTATTGGATTTATTTCTATAGGGCTACTGtctgttttttttcccaaatggctCTCAGTCTCTAGGCAAAATTCAGTTCAGTAACCTAGAAGCCAAATGACCTCATAACTCATTAGCAGCTCTCAGAGCCTTCTGGAGCCCTTGAGGAGAACAGTGTTCAAAGGACTGATAATAAAAACAACAGCATAATTATGTCTCTGCCATGATTACACCTTTTGATGGCAAGCAGTCAGCATATTAATGCTGCAGATTGCTTAGGTGGGTGTTTTCTGAAGGTATAATAATGCTGGACTAGGATAACTTGTTTCCCTGTCTTCTTCATCCCCAGCCTACAAATAGGTAAACTGACTGTCAGTAAATAACCTGGTGAATCACAAAATAGTTGGTTGTAAAGGAGGCAATACAGTAAGGAAGTAATAGCATGTaaacacaaaatgtaaaaatcGCAGCTGTAAAGCATGAAAAGGAAATAGCCATTTGGCCTGTGGATACTTCTCCACTCCTAGGCATGTCCTGCCAACACTGCACGGATCATGAGCGACTTGCtgtgtttgcattttctaaagTATTCATTAGCTAATCTTGGGATTTCTTACCCTAACCTgtttatctttcttctcattttctataGGAACTCTAACTCCTTGCCACTCAAGAAATGTCCTCCCTTTCAGAATATGCCTTGCGCATGTCTCGTCTCAGTGCCCGGCTATTTGGTGAAGTCGTCAGGCCTACTGATTCCAAGTCTATGAAAGTGGTGAAACTGTTTAGTGAACTGCCCTTGGCCAAGAAGAAGGAGACTTATGACTGGTATCCAAATCACCACACTTACGCTGAACTCATGCAGACACTCCGATTTCTTGGACTCTACAGGTGATGACAAACACAAAGAGGGACCTATGAGAGACTTTTTTTAGTagatcagaaaaggaaaaaacttagCCTTTCTATCCTTGTAGTTTTGTTCTTATAATAGAGCCTAGGTAGTTCAAAAGGTACAGTTTACAGAAGAAAGGCTTCTTTCAAAATACCCATAATggagagaccaaaaaaaaaggaaattcatgcTTGTTGgaagatatattttaattatgtctacAACATGACTAATGTTGAATAGAAACTGAGCTGTAGAGAGGTGTCTAATAATTTGTTAATCTAAGAGCACTCTAAAAATGATGccgagaggccgggcgcggtggctcacacctgtaatcccagcacttagggagggattggtgggtggatcatgaggccaagaaatcaagaccatcctggccaacctggtgaaaccccgtctctactaaaaatacaaaaattagctgggtatggttgtacacgcctgtagttccagctactcaggaggctgagacaggagaattgcttgaacccaggaggtggaggttgcagtgagccgagatcacaccacttcactccagcctggtgacagtgagactccgtctcgagaaaaaaacaaagatgcagagaaaaactGGCCTAAGTACTGAGGAAGAAAGCCCCAGAAACACCACCAGGGCAGTGGGCTCTTGTTGTCAGATGAACAGAATCCCTGACCCACACTTGATCTGCTGCTTAACTGGTATGTGGGagccttctttctcttctggtGGCATTTTTGTTGACATTTCTTCCTACTCTCTTCTGGCATCTTTATTTTACACCCTTTCTGATATATTAATTTGGTCTGGATAAGCTGTAGTTTGCCGTTAAGGATAATACATAAATCACACAGGTTCTTTACAccatatgtttgtatgtgtgtgtatgtctaggAAATAGGTGCTTAGGACTGAATGCGtctctaaaaagagaaaagatcaggccaggcacaatggctcaagcctgtaatcccagcactttgggaggccgaggcaggcggatcacctgaggtcaggagtttgagactagcttggccaacatggtgaaaccctgtctctactgaaaatacaaaaattagctgggcgtggtgtcacactcctgtaattccaactacttgggaggcagaggcaggagaattgcttgaacccacgagatggaggttgcagtgagccgagatcatgccactgtactccaaactgggcgacaaagcaagactctatctcaaaaaaaaaaaaaaaaaaaaaatcaaatacctaTGTGATCCTtttcattaaattaattttttggcCAGGGCGATAGTTCACagcttaatcccagcactttgggaggccaaggcgggcagaccacttgaggtcaggagttctagaacagcctggccaacatagtgaaaccccatctctactaaaaatacacaaattagctgggcgtggtggtacattcctgtaatcccagctacttgggaggctgggggcaggagaatcgcttgaactcaggaggcagaggttacagtgagctgagatcgtgccactgcactccagcaacagagcgagattcagtctcaaaaagaaaaaattattttttttaattaccaaaCTAATACATGCGCATTACAAAAGAATTCAAATAGTACATAATTGTACAAAGTTAAAataccatctttttaaaaatttaacaagttACAATTGGACTTGTCTTTGGGCAACAATACTAAAATTACTTGGAACCATTTATTCTAATACAATAGAATTAATAGTACAGCATAACATTTAATCCAAATCACTAAAGATTGGTATATTCACTGTCCAGTGGCTATTTCTTACGTACCTTCCAGGTGCAGGCACCTAAGATGGCACTATGGGAACAGTGGTGAACAAAATAGATGTGCTTGGTTAACATATCAGAGGTTACAATCTATGACATGTTTTGAATGTTTGGAATTGCTTTGAGACTACCTCTCTTGCCATCAGTCTGggctcagaaaataaaaactaattttattataACCCGAAATAAAATATTGGGAGGCAGGTATCCTGAGGAGATTATAACCCATGAAAAAATCACATtcagttattttatctttttgctgCTGCTGTCTGTTTGAAGAATAAAGACTTAGCTATCTTTGGGGACAGGGAAAAATTACTCCAGGTATCCATAGAAAAACTTATTTTCATGTAGTCCCTAGGTACGTTAAATGACACCTCTAATGCTAGGCCTCCTGTGGCATCAGGCAGGATGAAACTAGACAgtctccaataaataaaatattattcagataCCTGcaaaagagggagggaagcaCCAGTTCTCAGAAACAATTGATTCATTCAGTTAACCAGGTGCCCAACTTGTGTCATCAACAGAGACAGAGTCGCCAGAAAGCTATCTTTCTGTCCAACGGTTGATGAGAATGAGGGAGGgacagaagagggagaaaaaaaataagtaaattttgtGATCTGTTACAAAGTTGAACATGCTATGGAAAAAATAGTAGAGCCGGCCGAGCAGGATCCAGAATGCCGACGGGGCCTGCAGTGGGTGGGGAGAGGCCAGATTACAGGATGAAACAGGACAGGGTCAGCCTCCTTGAGGAGTCGAGGTTTAAGCAGAGGCTTGAAGGTGGCGAGTGAACCGAGTAGGACTTGGGGAAGAGCTTGCAAGGCAGAGGGGCAAGAGCACAGCAAAGGCCTTAAGGTGGGAGTGTTCCTTTCCAAGAGGCGTGCAGGTTACGGGGTGTGGGACTGGAGACAGGTTGCAAGGGGCTGTGAGGCCGTAGTAAGGACGATGGCATTTGCTCTGGTTGAAATGGGGAACCATTTGCAGGGCTATGAACaggagtggcatgatctgacATATATTTTAGAAGAATGACAGCAGACGCACTGTTGAGAATTATTTGGGGACACTCACCACTAATCCCAAAGAGTTGTATACTGTCTGTGATGTTCACGGATAGCCTAGAGCGTTAAAACTTAAGCTCAGCAAACCCCTCTCTTACATTTGATTCATACACTGTTATTATCCAtgctttacaggtgaggaaactaaggtgCAGGGAGGTAAGGCCACTTATCCAAGGTGACAGATCTAGTGAATGGTGGAGCcatgatttgaacccaggttcACATGGGATCCAGAGCTTACATGTTTAAACACCATACCATTCTTTAGGTATCTGGGCTTAagatgtagactttttttttatagTATAAGCAATCATCAACTTCTATGCCATCTGCATACTTACATAGTCCTGGCTGCTTTGATTGCTTTAGTATCTGTCTTTTGATTTGGCTTCTTCTGCCTGAGCCTTTCCCCAGCAGCCTTTTTGTGGGAGTTACCTACTGCCActaagatttcaccatgttggccaggctgagctTCCTCTAGACCTCACCCCATTCTGAGTAGATGCTAGTTCCTAGGGCAGTCAGGGTCTCTGTGTAGCTATTGAAGCTGATGCCCActttttctcctctctgtgtTTAGTCTTAGTGTTGCAGGGAAATTTGGGGTAATCACTAGTATTGTGTCATTGTTATGTAGGTTTACATAGGCTGACCTGGGAATTCCACTGCAGCTTGTGGCATTGTTTCTGTGAGGGGAAACGGACTTACAAGCGAACTTTTGGAATACACCGCATTTCTGTGATAGGGACTCCCTATACTTTTTGTACACCAAGCTGAGCGTGTGGCCAACTTGTAAAAGTCAAAGATTGATAACCAGAATGACCCAAGAAAACAGCGCCAGGTCAGTGTACTTTTCTACCTTGTAAAAATAACTGGTtaactattttttccttcttcattcagAGATGAGCATCAGGATTTTATGGATGAGCAGAAACGACTAAAGAAGCTTCGTGGAAAGGAGAAAccaaagaaaggagaagggaaaagagcaGCAAAAAGGAAATAGTGTTGGTCCCTCAAGAGGGAGAATTTCTTCCTCAGtggcagagagaagaaagggcATTTATTGTCTTTCCACATATTGGAGGAATGTCATCTTCCTAAATGAAGGTTATTTGGAGGAACGCAGTCATCTCCTTGTTGAAATCTCGTCCGGTTATGTTGTGGCTGATTTCTTGAACACATTCTAACTGCACAATTATTTTGGCCTTGGCCATGTAATGTGAGGTTTACCTGATTCTCTAATGAAATAAATCCCTAAGTTATTGTTTGACGATTtgtttggggtggggtgggatggtgGGGGATGGAGGGGAAACCTCATTAAGTAAGCGTCCTATAGTGTCCTCATCTCTCCCGTTTTGCTTACTCACTCACCCAGCCCTAAACTTCTTTCATCTTGGGCCCTTCAGCCACTGTCTCCACCACCAAGCTCACAAACTTTGTGTGTCTTCACCTACTCCTTTGAGAAATCTATTAAGATGAATTTGTAGGGTAAGTATCTTTTAAAAGGAAGTATTGAATACCTGCTCTATACAAGATATTGGGGCCCTGGTAATACAAGTGGTTAGCAAATACTCCCTACCTCATGTAAGTTTCAGTCTTTTGGGAGGGACTAATATTACATAATTACATACAATTATATTACATGCTACAAAGGAAAAAGACTTCTGTAAgagcatggatggatggatggatgaatgcagAGAGGGACAGCCAGAAGCCCAAACCACGTTAGGGAATTTAAATAAAGCTTCCCTAAAGAAATGATATTtaagacgggcatggtggctcacgcctataatcccaacactttgggaggccgaagtgggtggatcacaaggtcaagagatcgagaccattttggccaacatggtgaaaccccgtctactaaatatataaaaattagctgggcgtcgtggcatgcacctgtaatctcagctactcgggaggctgaggcaagagaatcacttgaatccgggaggcagaggttgcagtgagttgagatcacgccactgcactccaacctggcaacagagcaagactccgtctcaaaaaaaaaaaaaaaaaaaaaaaaaaagtatttaggcTGAACCTTGAAGGATAAATAAGAGGTCGCCAAAAGGAAAATGGTGAGAAATGTGTTTGAGGCAGAGAGTACCATTTGCAAAGCCGTAGGTATGAAGAAATTGTCTGTCCAAGGAATGATGATTTGTTCATGATTGGCCATAAGAAAACAGGCCAGATCATGAAGGGCTTTGCATGTTCTGTGGAAAAGCTTGAACATAACTAGAAGTTCTATGAGAGATGATTGTTGTATAGATTTGAGTAGCTCGCTGCTGGTTTTATTGTATTCCAGCAATGAGTTTCCAAAGAAATTGTGAAggcttggccgggcacagtggctcaggcctgtaatttcagcactttgggaggccaaggcaggtggattacgaggtcaggagatcaagaccattctggctaacacggtgaaaccccgtctctactaaaaaatacaaaaattagcagggtgtggtggcaggcacctgtagtcccagctactcaggaggctgaggcaggagaatggcatgaaccctggaggcagagcttgcagtaagccgagatcgtaccactgcactccagcctgggcgataaagcgagactccgtctcaaaaaaaaaaaaaaaaaaattgtgaaggcttctctgatttttttttcccaagagttATTCTGAATCTTTAGCATGTCgggtaaaaacataaaattaatgatCTTAGCCATATTTAAGTGTACAATAGTGTcaatattcaaatatatgtattattcaaaaaataaaatatgaaagtattttaGTGCAATAGTATTTATTGGAGTATGTGTAGCAGCTACTCCAGCCAcgttttttttctctgtaacacTGAATGATTCCTGAAGTAGAAAGAATCCCAGTACATATGTTTAAATGAATGCTACTTTTAAAGATACCTAATCCAGATGGTATGGCTAGGGCCTATTTTAtagcctgtttaaaaaaaaaaaaaaactaaaattgggTGGTTTGTATGTATGTGATAGAAGTGAATTCCAGCAGgagaattcattcatttagaactttattttttattttattttatttttttttttgagatggagtctcactctgtcaccagctggagtgcagtggcgccatctcagctcagtgcaagctccgcctcccaggttcacgcctttctcctgcctcagcctcccaagtagctgggactagaggcgcctaccaccacgcttggctaattttttgtatttttagtagagacagtgtttcactgtgttagccaggatggtctcaatctcttgacctcctgatccacccgcctcagactcccaaaatgctgggattacaggcatgagccaccacgcctagcccatTCAGAActttttactgagcacctgcctTGTGCCTGACACATGATAGTTGTAGAGGATACACAGACAAATAGACTTAGTCCCTAAGATTGTGTAAGTGAGCATGTGTGTATTACAAAGTATTGGCAAGATCTCAGAAACGTGCTTAGAAAAGTGCAGCTGCACTGTTATTCTTGGCCACTGCAGCTGAGCCAGGTGTAGGTGGATGATTACCCCAGGATGTTGGGCTGAGAAACAGACTCTCAGCCTGAACCCAGTGTAGCTAAGTAGATGTTTGAATTATGTGGTCTCCAGCTTTTGGAAAAGATCTGAATGTAAGAGGAACTTAAGAGAATTAGCATGATATTTTAAAGAGAGTAACTGCATTACACTCTAACAGCAGACCTGAGTCAGAAAACAAGTAAAGAATCGATGTATTGGTTTGCCAGTGGAAGAGCTTCAGTGAGATCTCAGACCGTGACCCTGCAGTGAGCCTTGGCAATGGTTGACAGGGAAGTTTGTAGATAACATAGCAGTAGATGAGTGTGCCACTGCTCCAGGctgaaaatcagaaatgaaagctaaaatatatttgtacataaGCTATACCTTCAATTGATAGAGCAAGCTGTGTGACTCAAAACAGCCTGTACAGAAGTACGATGGACCAGCTGGAACATATTAATAGAAGATAAGGAAAAAACCCTTGACACCAGGGAAGTCAACAAATTTCAGGACAACAGTGACCAATGGTTAAGATGATgactaaggccaggcacagtggctcacgcctgtaatcccagcactttgggaggccaaggcgggcggatcgcgaggtcaggagatcaagaccacagtgaaaccccgtttctactaaaaatacaaaaaattacccgggcgtggtggcgggtgcctgtagtcccagctactcgggagactgaggcaggagaatggcgggaacccgggaggcggagcttgcagtgagccgatatcgcgccactgcactccagcctgggcgacagagcaagactccgtctcacaaaaaaaaaaaaaaaaaaaaaaaaaaaaaagatgatgattaagtgtaatcagaaaaaaatctttaactcCAAGTTTAGACGAGCCAGTTTGTTTAATTGGATTTCTCTGGTCAAAACCAAACTATTGGTGCTTTCTAATGTGTGGGGATCACTGTGCATAGACCATTTTGCCCTCGATTTCAGCATAACATAGTAAAAAGAGTGGGTTTTAGATTCAAAAATCACAGGTTTGTGACATCGTGTACTTACTGGTTATGTGATCTTACGTCAGTTACCTTCTCCTTCTCTATAAAATCATAATACTTCACTGGATTAATGAAATAAGATATCTGTGAAAAGGACTctgtaaattataaaacattaaaaacttttatatataGCGCATTGTGTGACTAGTAAGTACTGCTGTGTCTTACTAGCACAATTTTCTGTGGCAGCGTTGACACatatctcctaaaaatacaaagttcccCACATTTACAAGCAGCATGATAGGTTCAGGAAGAGGAGGTAGATGACAGGTAACATCttattatttatgtaattatgggctccagaagttttatttttttaagcaccATGTATGTGTTTCAAGATAAACATAAGGCatcatatatttaaacatatataaccATAATGCTTGTATTTATAAATCATCTTCcaagaaagaataaatcaaaatttGAAATTCTGCCTGCTTCACCCCGTCTCTCTTTACTCACACATTTCTCCCAAAGATCCTGTGTGCCTAATTTTAGAGATTTAAAGCAGGGAACAAACTTCAGGAGCAATAAATAGGGGGAAACATCTGTTATCCTGCCAACCCTGTCTTCGTGGCTTTCCTTAAGTACTCACGAAAAGTTCAGAAGAAAGcatttcttagaagaaaaaaaagagagagagagtcagcaAAACAAACAGCATTACATTCAAGGAGACAGATAAAACAGGCTGTCCAGCCCTGGATATTAAGATAACTGGAAAAACAGTAAAACATTTATGCTGAACTTAAAACagtgaaatgttttttaaatgccatAAAAGCAGCAAAATGGAGAGAAGCGTTATAAGACTAGCCAGATGCAATTTTGTAACAATTGGAGATGTGGCAATATTACAGGTTCACATTAAAGTAGAAACTAGAGTTAAACCAATGTAGATTCTAAGACCTTTTTCATTCTACTTAAGGAAATATGTGTTTTCTGAAAGGATGGATTCATTTATGGAGAACTTTCTGCATCCCTGTCACAGAAGACTGAGCTCCACCTCGCCTTGTCTCAGTAAGACAATCTAAATGGTGCTCAGTGCAGAATCATTTTCCCGATAGAGCCACAAACAATTGGCCCGTTGAGTTTAGAataaaaactattctaaacaGAAATTGAAAGTCTAAGGATACAGATTAATCTAAAAAGAGCTCCAGTCTGAGAATATCTGTGAGAAATAGCCAGTGGGTTAAGCACCAAacaagttaatatttaataagagGGTTAGAGATAAAAGAGGTGAATGTTTGCATCATCAGGAATGACTTCCCGAGCAGGAAAGCAATAAATGTAGATAAGGCCAGCTTTTCTGGAGTGTTTAATACATTGTGCTTTGTAGGCTATATCTTATTTG from Rhinopithecus roxellana isolate Shanxi Qingling chromosome 6, ASM756505v1, whole genome shotgun sequence carries:
- the MRPS33 gene encoding 28S ribosomal protein S33, mitochondrial; protein product: MSSLSEYALRMSRLSARLFGEVVRPTDSKSMKVVKLFSELPLAKKKETYDWYPNHHTYAELMQTLRFLGLYRDEHQDFMDEQKRLKKLRGKEKPKKGEGKRAAKRK